In Elephas maximus indicus isolate mEleMax1 chromosome 4, mEleMax1 primary haplotype, whole genome shotgun sequence, a genomic segment contains:
- the LOC126076262 gene encoding taste receptor type 2 member 13-like, producing MESAVQITLTIIIVAGFIIGSLGNGFIVLRNCIDWTNRRKLSLVDQILPGLALSRIGLLWEILVNWFGSLYYSALLMRGPGLRMIAFAWIITNHFSIWLATILSIFYLLRIANFSSPFFLYLKWRVKKLILMILVGSLVFLFLNLIHINVYINDWMHVYEGNTTWNSRTRDSATFSGPTILTMTMFTLIPFTVVLISFLLLIFSLWKHLNRMQLHSKRPRDSRTKAHINALKTVISFLLLYSTFFLALLIASLSHTLQNKLYLMFGQAIGTVYPSSHSFILILGNSKLRQASLCCCGCRGGADR from the coding sequence ATGGAAAGTGCAGTGCAGATCACCCTCACCATCATCATAGTTGCAGGTTTCATAATTGGGAGTTTGGGCAACGGATTCATAGTACTGAGAAACTGCATTGACTGGACCAATAGAAGAAAACTCTCCTTAGTTGATCAAATCCTCCCTGGCTTGGCACTCTCCAGAATTGGTCTGCTCTGGGAAATATTAGTAAATTGGTTTGGATCTCTGTATTATTCTGCCTTACTTATGCGTGGACCAGGACTAAGAATGATTGCATTTGCCTGGATAATTACCAATCATTTCAGCATCTGGCTTGCTACAATCCTTAGCATTTTTTATTTGCTCAGGATTGCCAACTTCTCGAGCCCTTTTTTTCTCTACCTAAAATGGAGAGTTAAAAAATTGATTCTGATGATATTGGTAGGAAGTTTAGTCTTCTTGTTCTTAAATCTGATACACATAAATGTATACATTAATGACTGGATGCATGTATATGAAGGAAACACaacttggaattccagaacaagagACTCTGCAACATTTTCAGGGCCGACCATACTCACAATGACTATGTTTACACTAATACCATTTACTGTGGTCCTGATCTCTTTTCTGCTGTTAATCTTCTCcctgtggaaacatctcaacagGATGCAACTCCATTCCAAAAGGCCCAGAGATTCAAGGACCAAGGCCCACATAAATGCCTTGAAAACTGTGATCTCATTCCTCCTACTCTACAGTACTTTTTTCCTGGCCCTTCTCATAGCGTCTTTGTCTCATACACTTCAAAACAAACTGTACCTGATGTTTGGCCAAGCAATTGGAACTGTCTATCCATCAAGCCACTCATTTATCCTGATTCTGGGAAACTCTAAACTAAGGCAGGCTTCCCTTTGTTGCTGTGGCTGCAGAGGTGGCGCTGACAGATGA